Proteins encoded within one genomic window of Papio anubis isolate 15944 chromosome X, Panubis1.0, whole genome shotgun sequence:
- the LOC101017387 gene encoding nuclear RNA export factor 2 isoform X1 yields the protein MVSGPLMCLKRVFLFSVAECHDHGSPFQGRKKGGNSFRDNSDKRNCHHEHGGYERPSSHCQENDGSVEMRDVHKDQQLRHTPYSIRCDRRMKWHSEDEICITTWRNRKPPGRKMRQNTQDGYTRNWFKVTIPYGIKYDKSWLMNSIQSHCSAPFTPVDFHYIRNRACFFVQDATTASVLKDVSYKICDDENRKICIFVNHSTAPYSVKNKLKPGQMEMLKLTMNKRYNVSQQALDLQNLRFDPDLMGRDIDIILNRRNCMAATLKIIERHFPELLSLNLCNNKLYQLDGLSDIIEKAPKVKTLNLSKNKLESAWELGKVKGLKLEELWLEGNPLCSTFSDQSAYVSAIRDCFPKLLRLDGRELSAPMIVDIDSSEIMKPCKENFTGSETLKHLVLQFLQQYYSIYDSGDRQGLLGAYHDEACFSLAIPLDAEGSAPNSLRKYFEDSRNMKTLKDPHLKGELLRHTKRDIVDSLSALPKTQHDLSSILVDMWCQTEWMLCFSVNGVFKEVEGQSQGSVLAFTRTFIATPGGSSSLCIVNDELFVRDASPQETQSAFSIPVSTLSSSSEPSLSQEQQEMVQAFSAQSGMKLEWSQKCLQDNEWNYTRAGQVFTMLQTEGKIPAEAFKQIS from the exons ATGGTAAGTGGACCATTGATGTGTCTCAAACGTGTCTTTTTGTTCTCAGTTGCAGAATGCCATGACCATGGTAGCCCttttcaaggaagaaagaaaggtgggAATTCTTTCCGGGATAATTCTGACAAGAGGAACTGTCATCATGAACATGGTGGGTACGAGCGTCCGTCTTCACACTGCCAGGAGAATGATGGAAGCGTGGAGATGCGGGATGTCCACAAGGACCAACAACTAAGACA CACTCCTTATAGCATCCGATGCGACAGAAGAATGAAATGGCATAGTGAAGACGAAATCTGTATTACCacgtggagaaatagaaaacctcCAGGGAGAAAAATGAGGCAGAACACACAGGATGGATACACAAGGAACTGGTTCAAGGTCACA ATTCCTTACGGGATAAAGTATGACAAGTCATGGCTAATGAATTCAATCCAGAGCCACTGCAGTGCCCCCTTCACTCCGGTTGAT TTTCACTACATCCGAAATCGGGCATGCTTCTTTGTCCAGGATGCTACTACTGCCTCCGTATTGAAGGATGTCAGTTATAAGATTTGTGATGACGAGAACCGAAAG ATATGTATATTTGTCAATCATTCTACTGCGCCCTACTCTGTGAAGAATAAGTTGAAGCCAGGCCAAATGGAGATGCTTAAG CTGACTATGAACAAACGGTACAATGTCTCCCAACAAGCTCTTGATCTCCAGAATCTCCGCTTTGACCCAG ACTTGATGGGCCGTGACATTGATATAATCCTGAATCGAAGAAACTGCATGGCTGCCACCCTGAAGATCATTGAAAGACATTTCCCTGAG CTATTGTCTTTGAACTTGTGCAACAACAAACTGTACCAGCTGGATGGCCTGTCTGACATTATAGAGAAGGCTCCCAAAGTCAAGACCCTGAACCTCTCCAAAAATAAG CTGGAGTCGGCATGGGAGTTGGGCAAGGTGAAAGGGCTGAAGCTCGAAGAGCTATGGCTAGAAGGGAACCCCTTGTGCAGCACCTTCTCGGACCAGTCCGCCTATGTAAG TGCCATCCGGGACTGTTTCCCCAAGTTGTTACGCCTG GACGGCCGAGAGTTATCTGCACCAATGATTGTTGACATTGACAGCTCTGAGATAATGAAACCCTGCAAG GAAAACTTTACTGGATCTgagaccttaaagcatttagtcCTGCAATTCCTGCAGCA GTATTACTCGATCTATGACTCTGGAGATCGACAGGGTCTCCTCGGTGCTTACCACGATGAGGCCTGCTTCTCCTTGGCTATTCCCTTGGACGCCGAGGGCTCAGCCCC gaACAGCTTGCGCAAGTACTTTGAGGATAGCAGGAATATGAAAACACTCAAGGACCCCC ACCTGAAGGGGGAACTGCTGAGGCACACAAAACGTGACATTGTGGACTCCCTCAGTGCGTTGCCCAAAACTCAGCATGACCTCAGCTCCATCCTGGTGGACATGTGGTGCCAGACG GAATGGATGCTCTGCTTTTCTGTCAATGGGGTTTTCAAGGAAG TGGAAGGACAGTCTCAGGGTTCTGTTCTCGCCTTCACTCGGACCTTCATCGCTACCCCTGGCGGCAGTTCCAG tcTGTGCATCGTGAATGATGAGCTGTTTGTGAGGGACGCCAGCCCCCAAGAGACTCAGAGTGCCTTCTCCATCCCAGTGTCCACACTCTCCTCCAGCTCTGAGCCCTCCCTCTCCCAGGAGCAGCAGGAAATGGTGCAGGCATTCTCTGCCCAGTCTGGGATGAAACTGGAGTGGTCTCAGAA GTGCCTTCAGGACAATGAGTGGAACTACACTAGAGCTGGTCAGGTCTTCACTATGCTCCAG ACCGAGGGCAAGATCCCAGCGGAGGCCTTCAAGCAAATCTCCTAA
- the LOC101017387 gene encoding nuclear RNA export factor 2 isoform X2 — protein sequence MCSTLRKCGTYRTEVAECHDHGSPFQGRKKGGNSFRDNSDKRNCHHEHGGYERPSSHCQENDGSVEMRDVHKDQQLRHTPYSIRCDRRMKWHSEDEICITTWRNRKPPGRKMRQNTQDGYTRNWFKVTIPYGIKYDKSWLMNSIQSHCSAPFTPVDFHYIRNRACFFVQDATTASVLKDVSYKICDDENRKICIFVNHSTAPYSVKNKLKPGQMEMLKLTMNKRYNVSQQALDLQNLRFDPDLMGRDIDIILNRRNCMAATLKIIERHFPELLSLNLCNNKLYQLDGLSDIIEKAPKVKTLNLSKNKLESAWELGKVKGLKLEELWLEGNPLCSTFSDQSAYVSAIRDCFPKLLRLDGRELSAPMIVDIDSSEIMKPCKENFTGSETLKHLVLQFLQQYYSIYDSGDRQGLLGAYHDEACFSLAIPLDAEGSAPNSLRKYFEDSRNMKTLKDPHLKGELLRHTKRDIVDSLSALPKTQHDLSSILVDMWCQTEWMLCFSVNGVFKEVEGQSQGSVLAFTRTFIATPGGSSSLCIVNDELFVRDASPQETQSAFSIPVSTLSSSSEPSLSQEQQEMVQAFSAQSGMKLEWSQKCLQDNEWNYTRAGQVFTMLQTEGKIPAEAFKQIS from the exons TTGCAGAATGCCATGACCATGGTAGCCCttttcaaggaagaaagaaaggtgggAATTCTTTCCGGGATAATTCTGACAAGAGGAACTGTCATCATGAACATGGTGGGTACGAGCGTCCGTCTTCACACTGCCAGGAGAATGATGGAAGCGTGGAGATGCGGGATGTCCACAAGGACCAACAACTAAGACA CACTCCTTATAGCATCCGATGCGACAGAAGAATGAAATGGCATAGTGAAGACGAAATCTGTATTACCacgtggagaaatagaaaacctcCAGGGAGAAAAATGAGGCAGAACACACAGGATGGATACACAAGGAACTGGTTCAAGGTCACA ATTCCTTACGGGATAAAGTATGACAAGTCATGGCTAATGAATTCAATCCAGAGCCACTGCAGTGCCCCCTTCACTCCGGTTGAT TTTCACTACATCCGAAATCGGGCATGCTTCTTTGTCCAGGATGCTACTACTGCCTCCGTATTGAAGGATGTCAGTTATAAGATTTGTGATGACGAGAACCGAAAG ATATGTATATTTGTCAATCATTCTACTGCGCCCTACTCTGTGAAGAATAAGTTGAAGCCAGGCCAAATGGAGATGCTTAAG CTGACTATGAACAAACGGTACAATGTCTCCCAACAAGCTCTTGATCTCCAGAATCTCCGCTTTGACCCAG ACTTGATGGGCCGTGACATTGATATAATCCTGAATCGAAGAAACTGCATGGCTGCCACCCTGAAGATCATTGAAAGACATTTCCCTGAG CTATTGTCTTTGAACTTGTGCAACAACAAACTGTACCAGCTGGATGGCCTGTCTGACATTATAGAGAAGGCTCCCAAAGTCAAGACCCTGAACCTCTCCAAAAATAAG CTGGAGTCGGCATGGGAGTTGGGCAAGGTGAAAGGGCTGAAGCTCGAAGAGCTATGGCTAGAAGGGAACCCCTTGTGCAGCACCTTCTCGGACCAGTCCGCCTATGTAAG TGCCATCCGGGACTGTTTCCCCAAGTTGTTACGCCTG GACGGCCGAGAGTTATCTGCACCAATGATTGTTGACATTGACAGCTCTGAGATAATGAAACCCTGCAAG GAAAACTTTACTGGATCTgagaccttaaagcatttagtcCTGCAATTCCTGCAGCA GTATTACTCGATCTATGACTCTGGAGATCGACAGGGTCTCCTCGGTGCTTACCACGATGAGGCCTGCTTCTCCTTGGCTATTCCCTTGGACGCCGAGGGCTCAGCCCC gaACAGCTTGCGCAAGTACTTTGAGGATAGCAGGAATATGAAAACACTCAAGGACCCCC ACCTGAAGGGGGAACTGCTGAGGCACACAAAACGTGACATTGTGGACTCCCTCAGTGCGTTGCCCAAAACTCAGCATGACCTCAGCTCCATCCTGGTGGACATGTGGTGCCAGACG GAATGGATGCTCTGCTTTTCTGTCAATGGGGTTTTCAAGGAAG TGGAAGGACAGTCTCAGGGTTCTGTTCTCGCCTTCACTCGGACCTTCATCGCTACCCCTGGCGGCAGTTCCAG tcTGTGCATCGTGAATGATGAGCTGTTTGTGAGGGACGCCAGCCCCCAAGAGACTCAGAGTGCCTTCTCCATCCCAGTGTCCACACTCTCCTCCAGCTCTGAGCCCTCCCTCTCCCAGGAGCAGCAGGAAATGGTGCAGGCATTCTCTGCCCAGTCTGGGATGAAACTGGAGTGGTCTCAGAA GTGCCTTCAGGACAATGAGTGGAACTACACTAGAGCTGGTCAGGTCTTCACTATGCTCCAG ACCGAGGGCAAGATCCCAGCGGAGGCCTTCAAGCAAATCTCCTAA
- the LOC101017387 gene encoding nuclear RNA export factor 2 isoform X3 has translation MRDVHKDQQLRHTPYSIRCDRRMKWHSEDEICITTWRNRKPPGRKMRQNTQDGYTRNWFKVTIPYGIKYDKSWLMNSIQSHCSAPFTPVDFHYIRNRACFFVQDATTASVLKDVSYKICDDENRKICIFVNHSTAPYSVKNKLKPGQMEMLKLTMNKRYNVSQQALDLQNLRFDPDLMGRDIDIILNRRNCMAATLKIIERHFPELLSLNLCNNKLYQLDGLSDIIEKAPKVKTLNLSKNKLESAWELGKVKGLKLEELWLEGNPLCSTFSDQSAYVSAIRDCFPKLLRLDGRELSAPMIVDIDSSEIMKPCKENFTGSETLKHLVLQFLQQYYSIYDSGDRQGLLGAYHDEACFSLAIPLDAEGSAPNSLRKYFEDSRNMKTLKDPHLKGELLRHTKRDIVDSLSALPKTQHDLSSILVDMWCQTEWMLCFSVNGVFKEVEGQSQGSVLAFTRTFIATPGGSSSLCIVNDELFVRDASPQETQSAFSIPVSTLSSSSEPSLSQEQQEMVQAFSAQSGMKLEWSQKCLQDNEWNYTRAGQVFTMLQTEGKIPAEAFKQIS, from the exons ATGCGGGATGTCCACAAGGACCAACAACTAAGACA CACTCCTTATAGCATCCGATGCGACAGAAGAATGAAATGGCATAGTGAAGACGAAATCTGTATTACCacgtggagaaatagaaaacctcCAGGGAGAAAAATGAGGCAGAACACACAGGATGGATACACAAGGAACTGGTTCAAGGTCACA ATTCCTTACGGGATAAAGTATGACAAGTCATGGCTAATGAATTCAATCCAGAGCCACTGCAGTGCCCCCTTCACTCCGGTTGAT TTTCACTACATCCGAAATCGGGCATGCTTCTTTGTCCAGGATGCTACTACTGCCTCCGTATTGAAGGATGTCAGTTATAAGATTTGTGATGACGAGAACCGAAAG ATATGTATATTTGTCAATCATTCTACTGCGCCCTACTCTGTGAAGAATAAGTTGAAGCCAGGCCAAATGGAGATGCTTAAG CTGACTATGAACAAACGGTACAATGTCTCCCAACAAGCTCTTGATCTCCAGAATCTCCGCTTTGACCCAG ACTTGATGGGCCGTGACATTGATATAATCCTGAATCGAAGAAACTGCATGGCTGCCACCCTGAAGATCATTGAAAGACATTTCCCTGAG CTATTGTCTTTGAACTTGTGCAACAACAAACTGTACCAGCTGGATGGCCTGTCTGACATTATAGAGAAGGCTCCCAAAGTCAAGACCCTGAACCTCTCCAAAAATAAG CTGGAGTCGGCATGGGAGTTGGGCAAGGTGAAAGGGCTGAAGCTCGAAGAGCTATGGCTAGAAGGGAACCCCTTGTGCAGCACCTTCTCGGACCAGTCCGCCTATGTAAG TGCCATCCGGGACTGTTTCCCCAAGTTGTTACGCCTG GACGGCCGAGAGTTATCTGCACCAATGATTGTTGACATTGACAGCTCTGAGATAATGAAACCCTGCAAG GAAAACTTTACTGGATCTgagaccttaaagcatttagtcCTGCAATTCCTGCAGCA GTATTACTCGATCTATGACTCTGGAGATCGACAGGGTCTCCTCGGTGCTTACCACGATGAGGCCTGCTTCTCCTTGGCTATTCCCTTGGACGCCGAGGGCTCAGCCCC gaACAGCTTGCGCAAGTACTTTGAGGATAGCAGGAATATGAAAACACTCAAGGACCCCC ACCTGAAGGGGGAACTGCTGAGGCACACAAAACGTGACATTGTGGACTCCCTCAGTGCGTTGCCCAAAACTCAGCATGACCTCAGCTCCATCCTGGTGGACATGTGGTGCCAGACG GAATGGATGCTCTGCTTTTCTGTCAATGGGGTTTTCAAGGAAG TGGAAGGACAGTCTCAGGGTTCTGTTCTCGCCTTCACTCGGACCTTCATCGCTACCCCTGGCGGCAGTTCCAG tcTGTGCATCGTGAATGATGAGCTGTTTGTGAGGGACGCCAGCCCCCAAGAGACTCAGAGTGCCTTCTCCATCCCAGTGTCCACACTCTCCTCCAGCTCTGAGCCCTCCCTCTCCCAGGAGCAGCAGGAAATGGTGCAGGCATTCTCTGCCCAGTCTGGGATGAAACTGGAGTGGTCTCAGAA GTGCCTTCAGGACAATGAGTGGAACTACACTAGAGCTGGTCAGGTCTTCACTATGCTCCAG ACCGAGGGCAAGATCCCAGCGGAGGCCTTCAAGCAAATCTCCTAA